The Tursiops truncatus isolate mTurTru1 chromosome 11, mTurTru1.mat.Y, whole genome shotgun sequence genomic sequence GTTTCTGAGGATAAGAGGATGTGTCTATCCTGTCCTCAGCTGCCCCCGCTTCTCGAAGAGACAAGTTCATTGGCAGGCCTGGGTTCACTGAGGTGGGGAAGAAGGGTCTTAAAACTGAGCCTGGCGCTGCTTTCCAGGGGTCACAGCAATCCTTGCTCTTCGTGTCATTGATGAGTGAAGTagcccagggccccagggcaACCGAACTCCATTCTCCTCTGTGCCCTCCTGCACTACCCTTCTCCAGCCCTTGTTCCTGTCACATCATCCTGGGCATTGAAACCCTGGCTGCTCCCAGACCAGGTGCCAGGCGACTAAGGACAggaagggtccaggaaagagagtCACCCTCAACTGCAATCTCCACTGCCCTTTTGGTAGGAACCTTGTACAACAACATCAGACCCCAGGAAGGTCCCGGAAGAAAGAGGGAATTCCCATCAGATTTAGAAACGAAAGTCTGGGCCTCCAACCAAAGGCTTTTTTCTGTCCCTAAAAATGCAGACCCATCTCTAGACCTTCCCCATGTGGCCAGCAGGTGGCACCACCATCGGGGATTTCAAAACCAAAACTAAATTACActggaaacagatttttttttttttttggtttttgtttatgcAAATAGTTCATTCCCTACAACATTCCTCCCGTAATGGtcccccccttttccccctcattccctcccccttccctcctctgcgTGACTCTGCTCTCCCTGGACACAGAGTGGATGAAGACGCTGTCAGGAGAGCCAGAGACCCAAAAACAGGCCTTGAGAAATGTGAGTAAGGCTAATGGGGaccaaggagggagggagaagccagAGCAGAGAATCCTGGGCACGGGAGGCAACCCTGCCCCCAGAGTTACTCAGGGAGGCGGGAACACACTTCCCCTCCGTATATACCTTACCCCTTCCAAAGTGCACATGCGTGCACTCATGCAAACACATGCCCCCCGTCCCTCCTCCTGAGGGCAAGAGGAGACCTCAGACCCAGGAGGTGATGCCACCTTGccttcctcctccagctcctaGGGAGCAGCGAGATGGGGGACCCACTCAGCCCCGGAGAGGCGGCGTTTCGTGCCCGAAACCATCTTCCATAGGTGGTTTCTCCCAGAGGCCTTTGCTGAGCCTTTGGGAGCCCTTTCGGAGAGCCGTGACTGGAAACCCTCACCCCCAATTAATGGGTCCCAAGCCAGCCCTattccaggaaggggaggggagtgatgggacagggcagaggaggctggggagagaggtggagggagcgTGATGACCTCCGGACTGGACACCGCCCCGGGGAGTGTGCACCAATGCCGCAGCTGCAGAGACCAGCCTCCGCActccgcccgcccccgccccccagaacATCTCTGTGAGGTCTAGAATGGGCCGAGAGGAAAACGCCCGGCGGTAtgaccatccccaccccctccacagcCACTGCCCAAACTGCAAGGCTGCTGCACCCCCTCCAGCCCTACagatgccttttttctttttggcaggtGGCTCTTATACGTCCTGGTGCCAGTCCTGTTCTACAGGGTGGGAGGCTCCGTCTTCACCCCTCGGAAGCTCTATGGGGAAGTGACTTCCCCTCTGTACCCCAAGCCTTACCCCGACAACTTTGAAACCACCACTGTGATCACGGTCCCCAGGGGATACAGGGTGAAGCTCGTCTTCCGGCAGTTTGACCTGGAGCCTTCGGAAGGCTGTTTCTATGATTATGTCAAGGTAGGGGCTCAGGTtgggtgggcagagggagagctgGGTGTCTCTGGAACCTGGGAACCCTGTATAGGACCCTACCTGTGGACAAAGCCCCAAGCCTGTGAAAGCTGATGGCCAGGTGGGGTTTCTGAGAGTCAAGTGATGTCGTGGATGAGTGTCCACGGGTTTGAGAGCCCCTAGGGGAGCACTGAggggagagacacagagggaaggtACGGGCCCCACTCTCAGGAAATGTACTGCCTACAGGGATCAGAAAAACCTTCCCCATCTTCTTACTTGCTAGGAGCCTTTGGGAAATcgctgtgcctcggtttccctgtTTCCATGGAGAGTATCACCTTGGCTGCCACCTCACCAGGAACGcagggacatggggaggggagacGTTCATGGTGGTGGCTTAAGCATAGGCTTCAGCAAGGACAGGGAGCTGTCTCCTCACCTCTGTCATGACCAAGGGCACCGTCCCAGTCCCATCTTTCTACATCCAATAAAAATGAGATTCTTGACTCAGGATTCGGGTAGAGCACGCACACAGCCCATAAATACTATTCCAAGGAGACCTCCTGGAGGTTATAAGAGAATAACGTGAAAATGAAACATCTTCCTAGCCCAGAGGACTTGAGACGGCAGTGTTGGAGGCGAGGGGTCTTGGTGGTAAGGGATGGTGAAGaatgaggtggggggagggatgccTTCTGCTCTGGTGGGGTTAAGGAATCTGTGAAGAAAGAGGTAAGGGAAGTTTGGCCATGCTTGCTAAGGCTACCAGGCCCCGGGGGCTCACGTTCAGCTGAGTCCATCACGAGGCATGGCTGGACGTGAGTGGTTTGACTAAGGCGAGGTGGAAGGACAGGGCAGAAGGTGAAGCAGACCATCCAGGCTCTAGGGATGAAGGAATGATAGAGGCCAGGTAGAGGCCACCAGGATTCCAGTGGGAGGCGGGCACAGGAGGAGATGGGAGTGAAGAAAGGTCTGAAACATGCTGGGGGTCATAAAAGGGGAAGGACGATGTTTGCGGGACAGGATAACGTGCAGAGTTAGCGGATGgagatgcaggggacagaggaaagGCACCTGGGGAAGCTTGCAACAGCCAGAACGCAGCAGGCAGAGAGCAGCTGGAGGCCGTCCAGCAAGGAAGCATGATCCGCTCGTCGGGACAAGAGAAGGATGACCTTCACTGACCCTCCACGTGGGACGTGTCCCCTCAACAACTGTCTCCCTACCCCACTGTCCTTCTTCCACCAGATCTCTGCCGATAAGAAAACCCTGGGGAGGTTCTGTGGGCAGCTGGGCTCTCCACTGGGCAACCctccaggaaggaaggaatttaTGTCCCAAGGGAACAAGATGCTGCTGACCTTCCACACGGACTTCTCCAACGAGGAGAACGGCACCATCATGTTCTACAAGGGCTTCCTGGCCTACTACCAAGCTGTGGGTGAGTGGTCCCTGTGCCCGTGTTCTAGCCCTCATGTTGCACGGGGGCCGGAAAAGGAGAACCTTGACTCCAAAGAAGCAGGAAGCCTGGCCTTCCTTGCTTTTCCCAAGAGAGCTTTTTCCAGGAGGGGGCTGTCCACCTGAGCCCTGTCCCCACTGGGCAGTTCCCAGAAGGCGTTAGAGGGGCCGGGAGGCCCAGGCGGCCAGGAGCCGGCTTTGTCTGTTTAGGCCTCTGGTGAGTGACCTCGCTGAGACCAGCGCCACCACAGAAGTCCCCCGGCAGGAACTGAATGCTTCCTTCCGGAATCTCTTCCAGACCTGGACGAATGTGCCTCCCAGCTCAACTTGGTGGAGCAGAGTCCCCAGCCCCTGTGCCAGCACCTGTGTCACAACTACGTTGGTGGCTACTTCTGTTCCTGCCGTCCAGGCTACGAGCTTCAGAAGGACAGGCATTCCTGCCAGGGTGAGGTCAGGGTTGGGAGGAAGGGACCGAGCAAGGGCTCACCGGGCCAGCCCGAGTCTCCGGGTGACCCCCCCTCCCGGCTTTGCTCTCACAGCCGAGTGCAGCAGCGAGCTGTTCACAGAGCCGTCGGGCTACATCTCCAGCCTGGAGTACCCCCGGCCCTACCCGCCCGACCTACGCTGCAACTACAGCATCCGGGTAGAGCGGGGCCTCACCCTCCAACTCAAGTTCCTGGAGCCTTTCGAAATCGATGACCACGAGCAAGTACCCTGTCCCTACGACCAGCTACAGGTGCAGcagacctccccacccccagacgCCCTGTCCTCTCCTCCCATCGCCACGTGGCTATCTTACCCCTCCTTCCTGCTGGACCCTCTGGCCAATCGGTACAGCAACGGCCAACATCACACATGAGTTGGGCAAGTTCCTACACAGCGGGCAGCTGGGTACTGGGGATCCCTTTTACCCTCCAGCTGAAAACATACAGAAAGCAGGAtccccaccaccagcaccaccgcCCCAGCCCTGGGGAAAAGTCTCTGAACTGGAGAGgtgaccctccctcctcccccatcagaTCTATGCCAACAAGAGGAACATCGGTGAGTTCTGTGGGAAGCAAAGGCCAGAGCCCATTGACACCAGGAGCAACTCCGTGGACCTGCTGTTCTTCACGGACGAGTCAGGGGACAGCCAGGGCTGGAAGTTGCACTACACCAGCAAAAGTAAGGCTGCCCGGGGCCCCTCGCTGGCCAGCAAGGGGGCAGGATGTAGTGGGTAGAAAGAAGGCCAGTGGCTCTGCAATAAATGCGCCCTCTGCTTTCCCTGACAGTCATCAAGTGTCCCCAGCCCAAGGCCCTAGACTCGTTCACCATCATCCAGGACCTGCAGCCTCAGTACGAGTTCCGGGACTACTTCATCGCCACCTGCAAACAAGGCTACCAGCTCATGGAGGTAAGAGCCACAGCTGAGGGGAAGGAACTGGCCCAGCATCAGGAATAATTCGCACAGCCAGGCCCACAGCAGACTGAGGCTCAGCCCCAAGTGGAATCATACGTGTTTGAGCTGGAAGGGCCACCTGGCCTGTTCCAACTTGACTGCTCATTGGAAACACTTaggattttaaaatactgatgtcCAGGTCCCCCGCTAGAGCCTAGTCTATAGGTCTGGAGTGCAACCTGGGCATCAGGATTACTAAAAGCTACTCAGGTGGTACTACTGCCCAGCCAAGTTTAAGAGCTACTGGCCTTGCCCAATAACTCACTGTAGAATTAGGAACCAAAGAGGCGGGGGCGGAGGTGAAGTACAAGGAGCAACTCAACAGTACCGGGATTGTGTGCAGCAAGGATTACCACCAAACCCCCTGCCTCTTGCTCCAGGGCTCTGGGTTTGgggattttggtgttttttttaagaCCTAACTGACTTTgttcaatgattcatgaatcgGGCAGCATCCCACCTAACAACAAGAAGGGGCTTCTTTTCTGTACATTGGTGGTCTTACCCCAGGTCCACCACCCTGTCCTCAGCTTTGCAGACTCAGGAAAATACGTGGTTTTCTCCACTGCTCAATCTCACAAAAGCTGGtaaattaaaatgctatttttgaAAAGCATGCAGTTGGAGTTACCCCTGGCCAGGGACCTGGGACTGGACATCCCGTCTTTGTTCAATAGAGCCACTTGGAAGACCTACTGTGAAACAGAGAAGAGACCTTTGGTTTGTCCTTCAGTTGTAGCAAAGTCACCGAACAAACCTTCTAAGTGTTACTGAGTGTCAGGCAGTGTTCTGGATGTGGGAAGTAcagtaaaaagaaacacatattCATGCAGGCTTCGTGGAGCTTACCTTTGAATGTTGCATCAAGCTGAGTTAGCCAGGTAACTGCTCCTCGCTCCAGGAAGGACTCAGTGTCCTAGacccctcctctctgctcaggTGACAACTCACCACGTCCTACGTCCCCCGCACCCTTACCTTGGCATTTGTCATTCACATCATAGAGTTTTAAACAAGTCACACGGTTTCTCTCACATTATTCACATTTCACTGGGACATCCTAATCCTCGTACACATTCTCTTGCAATCAGTTCCAGAGCGAATTATCTGGGATGACTGTTGATCTTAATAAAACTCATTCATTTTGTCcaattacttttcatttcagagGGGGCCATCTCCTGCCCTGGTCCCTGCCATCTGCTCACCTACGACAGCACTTAGCATACGTCAGCATCCTCAAGCACCCTTGAAAGTGGCTGGGCTGCGCTAGTATTTTAGGAAAGGCCCTTGCCCTTAAGAAGACTACAGTCTAGGGGCGATGAGGTGACGACAGGTGttccagaggaagagaaacatGGTTCTACTTCAGGGCAGAAACTTTTGTTTCAATGCAGAGAACACACAACTGggcttgttgtttttttaatttaaaattgtggGGTTCAATTGGACCTCAGTGGAAACAGGCAAGAATCTAGAGAGAGGATTATTGGGTCTAACAACCAGCCCTAGGTCTGACTTCCTGCTGTGTGGCTCACGTGCGCCCATGTGTAAGTCTGGTCTGAAAGGACCGGCTAGGAAGAAGGACCAAGGAGCCACGTCCATGGCTGCTAAGGTCTGAGGGCTTGAGAGATGACTTTGCATCCCTACTGCTCCCGTGTGGGCGAGGACAGGAAGGGAGCTGCGGCACCTCCTTGTACTAACAGCACCTCTATCTCTGATCAAACAGGGCAAACAGGCGCTCCTGTCCTTCACAGCTGTCTGCCAGGATGATGGTACATGGCATCGCGCCATGCCCAGGTGCAAGAGTAAGTTGCAACTCAGGGACGTGTCTCCCCcgaggagaagggaagaggggtcTGGCCTAAGCATCTCCCCAAAAAGACCCTCCCCTGACTTATCCTTTGAAGCCTCTGGCCCATCCAGGAACCAGTCAGCCCTCATCTCAGCAGGACTGACAGGCTGTACCCAGGGCTGAATTTCGTTGTATCCAGTTCCCGTACATCACGAGAGCCCCCCACTCACCATAGCCCCCCACTCACCATAGCTTCTGCGGGTCCACTCCTGCTCTGTGGGCAGACTGCTCACCTTCCTCCCACTGAAGTTCCGGTACAATCCTTACCAGCTCTCAGACGGCCCTGTGTTCTCTCCAAGTCAAGGACTGCGGGCAGCCCCGAAGCTTGCCTAACGGAGCCTTCAATTATACCACCACGACGGGGGTGAACACCTACCAGGCCCGTATCCAGTACTACTGCCACGAGCCGTATTACAAAATGCAAACCAGAGATGGCAGAAGCAAGTCTGAGCGAGGTAGGGACCCATGCAAATGGCAGTCTGCTCCCTCTTGTTGGGACATCTTCTGCAATTTCTTCCAATAGAATCCCTACAGAGTGAATATTAAGATATTTATCCAGGGCACTGGCTTCAGAGGTACCAAGAGGCATCTAATAAAGCTGAAGAAGGAAACACCTGAACTGATACAAAGAAAGACTTGAATCTCATAAGCAGCTTCttctcaccaccatcaccaccaccaccatcaccaccaccaccaccaccaccaccaccaccaccaccatcaccactaccatcaccatcaccactaccatcaccaccaccaccatcactaccaccatcaccaccgccaccatcaccaccaccatcaccaccgccaccatcaccaccaccatcactaccaccaccatcaccaacaccatcaccaccaccaccaccataacCACTACTACCACCACCATAACCACCactactgccaccaccaccaccaccaccaccaccatcaccaccaccaccaccactactgccaccaccatcactaccaccatcaccaccaccatcaccactaccaccatcaccaccaccatcaccatcactaccaccatcaccaccaccatcaccaccgccaccatcaccaccaccatcaccaccaccaccactacagCTTTATCAGTGAGACTTCCTCAGCCTTCTCCCCACATACCCTCTCAGGCTGCTATGTTGTGAATTTCTGCATTGAGGTTTACTAAATTACTCTCAAGTTCATCTGTGGgtatctttaaaactttttttttttttttttgcggtacgtgggcctctcactgctgtggcctctcccgttgcggagcacaggctccggacgcacaggctcagcggccatggctcacgggcccagccgctcagcggcatgtgggatcttcccagaccggggcacgaacccgtgtcccctgcatcggcaggcggactctcaaccactgcgccaccagggaagcccaaccttgtgcaaattatttaaactcagtttcctcgtctataaGGTGGGGATAATGGTGCATATCTGAAAGCCTCACGGTGgtgcttaaatgagataatgcagatAAAGTTCTGAGCAATGAGCACCGGCACACTGTCTGTGATCAGAAAACATAGCtaccaggaattccctggaggtccagtggttaggactccactctttcactgccaagggtgtgagttcaatccctggttggggaactaagatccacccagcaccgccaaaaaaaaaaaaaaaaaaccatagctACCATTAACATCTACGACCCAGCACCAAGATGCAATCACTGATGGAAGTTTGATAAGTTCCTTGCAGGTTTTGTGTCTACTTTCACAAATGGGGATCATGTCGAATATAATAGTTAAGCATTCTGATTTTTCCACTtagcattaaaacaaaaatatacgtATGGAGCCTCTTAACACTTTCAATAGCCCATCCACATATATTTGAACCTTTCCCTTTGATCCTTGACCTCTCCCTCCCGCACTTTGGTGCTCACTGGCCCCTGCCCACGACCTCCCAGCCTGAgcgcagcccctctcccctcaggGCAGTACATCTGCACAGCTCAGGGCACGTGGAAGAATGAGCTGGCAGGAGAGAAGATGCCTCGGTGTTTGCCAGGTGAGTGGAAACCCTCCACCGTCCTCTGTGGCCCTGGCAGCCCTGCAGGGCCTCAGAGGAGGCATggcacagagaagggagagacGCTCCAGCTTGAAGCTGAAGGTAGacagggggtgagggaggaatCAGGAAAAAGGCGAGGAGACGCCCCAGCAGAAGGGCAGAGGGACCCAGAGAGCTGGACCTGCCCCGACATTCCTGGACTTTTCACTGAGCAGGTGGGAgatgaggaataaaaataaaaagagcaaaagggacttccctggcggtccagtggttaagacgccacgtcccactgcagggggcacgggtccgcggcgcggccaaaaaaaagaaaaaggaaaaaaagagcgAGAAAAGCCCCAGGAAGAATAAACAAGAACGAGGAGAAGAGGCTGACCGTACAACAAAgacggaagggagggaggagagagaagaaagggccCTGAGCTAAAAAGAGGGGGCGAAGGGGAGGGAACAGACCGCGGTGCCGGGCGC encodes the following:
- the C1R gene encoding complement C1r subcomponent isoform X1; this translates as MGREENARRWLLYVLVPVLFYRVGGSVFTPRKLYGEVTSPLYPKPYPDNFETTTVITVPRGYRVKLVFRQFDLEPSEGCFYDYVKISADKKTLGRFCGQLGSPLGNPPGRKEFMSQGNKMLLTFHTDFSNEENGTIMFYKGFLAYYQAVDLDECASQLNLVEQSPQPLCQHLCHNYVGGYFCSCRPGYELQKDRHSCQAECSSELFTEPSGYISSLEYPRPYPPDLRCNYSIRVERGLTLQLKFLEPFEIDDHEQVPCPYDQLQIYANKRNIGEFCGKQRPEPIDTRSNSVDLLFFTDESGDSQGWKLHYTSKIIKCPQPKALDSFTIIQDLQPQYEFRDYFIATCKQGYQLMEGKQALLSFTAVCQDDGTWHRAMPRCKIKDCGQPRSLPNGAFNYTTTTGVNTYQARIQYYCHEPYYKMQTRDGRSKSERGQYICTAQGTWKNELAGEKMPRCLPVCGKPVNPVEQKQRIVGGQKAKLGNFPWQAFTNIHGRGGGALLGDRWILTAAHTLYPKEYEAQGNATVDVFLGHVNVEEITKLANHPVRRVSIHPDYRQEESHNFEGDIALLELENSVTLGPNLLPICLPDNETFYDQGLMGYVSGFGITEERLSHNLRFVRLPVAKREDCERWLRKKNRKDVFSENMFCSGDPTLKQDACQGDSGGVFAVRDEKNDRWVATGIISWGIGCSRGYGFYTKLLNYVDWIKKEMEEED
- the C1R gene encoding complement C1r subcomponent isoform X2 gives rise to the protein MWLLYVLVPVLFYRVGGSVFTPRKLYGEVTSPLYPKPYPDNFETTTVITVPRGYRVKLVFRQFDLEPSEGCFYDYVKISADKKTLGRFCGQLGSPLGNPPGRKEFMSQGNKMLLTFHTDFSNEENGTIMFYKGFLAYYQAVDLDECASQLNLVEQSPQPLCQHLCHNYVGGYFCSCRPGYELQKDRHSCQAECSSELFTEPSGYISSLEYPRPYPPDLRCNYSIRVERGLTLQLKFLEPFEIDDHEQVPCPYDQLQIYANKRNIGEFCGKQRPEPIDTRSNSVDLLFFTDESGDSQGWKLHYTSKIIKCPQPKALDSFTIIQDLQPQYEFRDYFIATCKQGYQLMEGKQALLSFTAVCQDDGTWHRAMPRCKIKDCGQPRSLPNGAFNYTTTTGVNTYQARIQYYCHEPYYKMQTRDGRSKSERGQYICTAQGTWKNELAGEKMPRCLPVCGKPVNPVEQKQRIVGGQKAKLGNFPWQAFTNIHGRGGGALLGDRWILTAAHTLYPKEYEAQGNATVDVFLGHVNVEEITKLANHPVRRVSIHPDYRQEESHNFEGDIALLELENSVTLGPNLLPICLPDNETFYDQGLMGYVSGFGITEERLSHNLRFVRLPVAKREDCERWLRKKNRKDVFSENMFCSGDPTLKQDACQGDSGGVFAVRDEKNDRWVATGIISWGIGCSRGYGFYTKLLNYVDWIKKEMEEED